Proteins co-encoded in one Cytophaga hutchinsonii ATCC 33406 genomic window:
- the lysA gene encoding diaminopimelate decarboxylase, with protein MQVTNRTYEFQGVSLTELATEYGTPLYVYNSEKILSQYKRLHDAFSGVNVRIKYAAKALTNQAILKLLKGAGAGVDVVSIQELQLALKAGFDKKDIMFTPNCVDFSEIEEAVGYGVQINIDNIPFLKQFGQVYGSSVPCCVRINPHIDAGGNVKIMTGHKGSKFGISIEQVNEIYEVVDEYEILVNGVHVHSGSDFKSADAFVRAAEVVYSVAMQFDKLTFLDFGSGFKVSYKEGDYVTDIEELGKKMTDSFNAFCLNYGKKLDIWFEPGKFLVSESGMLLVTCTVIKETPACNFIGVNSGLNHLIRPMMYGSHHDIVNVSNPDGDKKMYTVVGYICETDTFGSDLFIEETKAGDIIGLKNAGAYGFSMSSNYNSRFRPAEVLVHKGKHQLIRKRETMEDLLKNQIDVEL; from the coding sequence ATGCAAGTAACAAACCGCACGTACGAATTTCAAGGAGTTTCCCTGACTGAATTAGCAACCGAATATGGCACGCCATTGTATGTTTATAACAGTGAAAAAATACTTTCTCAATATAAACGGTTACACGATGCTTTTTCAGGCGTGAATGTGCGCATTAAATATGCAGCGAAAGCATTAACCAATCAGGCCATTTTAAAATTATTAAAAGGTGCCGGTGCAGGAGTAGATGTTGTTTCCATTCAGGAGCTGCAACTGGCGCTAAAGGCTGGTTTTGATAAAAAGGACATTATGTTCACGCCAAACTGTGTTGATTTTTCAGAAATTGAAGAAGCAGTAGGGTATGGTGTTCAGATAAACATTGACAACATTCCGTTCTTGAAACAATTCGGCCAAGTTTATGGGAGCAGCGTTCCATGCTGTGTACGCATCAATCCGCATATTGATGCCGGAGGAAATGTTAAAATCATGACCGGTCACAAAGGTTCTAAATTTGGAATCTCCATTGAACAGGTGAATGAGATCTATGAAGTAGTAGACGAATATGAAATCCTTGTAAACGGGGTACACGTACACAGCGGATCGGATTTCAAAAGTGCCGATGCATTTGTCCGCGCAGCTGAAGTTGTTTATTCCGTAGCCATGCAGTTTGATAAACTTACGTTTCTGGATTTCGGAAGCGGCTTTAAAGTTTCATACAAAGAAGGTGATTACGTAACCGACATTGAAGAGCTTGGTAAAAAAATGACAGACTCGTTTAATGCATTCTGTTTAAACTATGGTAAAAAATTAGACATCTGGTTTGAACCGGGAAAGTTTTTAGTAAGTGAATCGGGCATGCTGCTGGTTACGTGTACGGTGATTAAGGAAACGCCTGCCTGTAATTTCATTGGTGTTAACTCCGGACTGAATCACCTGATCAGACCAATGATGTATGGCTCTCACCATGACATTGTGAATGTGAGCAACCCGGATGGCGATAAAAAAATGTATACCGTGGTAGGATACATTTGCGAGACGGATACATTCGGTTCGGATTTATTTATTGAAGAAACAAAAGCCGGTGATATCATTGGTTTAAAAAATGCAGGTGCATATGGATTCAGCATGAGTTCAAATTACAACTCACGTTTCAGACCTGCCGAAGTTCTTGTTCATAAAGGCAAACATCAGTTGATTCGTAAACGCGAAACGATGGAAGATTTGTTAAAAAATCAGATCGATGTAGAATTGTAG